In Zonotrichia albicollis isolate bZonAlb1 chromosome 5, bZonAlb1.hap1, whole genome shotgun sequence, the genomic window TATATAAGTATTGAATGAATTGGTAAGAATAGcaaagtttctttttttcaataaaatataAACTCTGAGGTGTTTATTACTGAAAAAAGCTATTTAGAAGTTGCTGAAATTACACAAAAGAATAAGCACTCGAAGAAATGCTAAATATAGAATGtctaaataaaaggaaaaggaaaacaagtaaATTGTAAGAAGCAATGTAATGTTACACCTGCTAAACATTTCTAGAAGACTAGCACACAGAACTCCACTGGCTGACACAAACACCTTACCTACATTGACAATagcacctccctgctgctgaaTCATGACCTTTAGCGCAGCCTTGCATGTCAACATTGTTCCCAAAAGGTTTGTGTGAATCTGGGCTATCATATCTTCAGTCTTGGTTCTCAGTAGCAAACCATCCCtgacaaacaaaccaaaaaaacccaaagaattCAGTGAACAACCCTGATCATGTTTACTCATAAAAAAAGACTGTTGGACAGAATATTAATGGGGTGTATGTGGTTCCATACATTTGAGCATTCAAAATGACAGTGCTGCAAGAACTACACATAGCAAAAAACAAGTTAGCCATGCTTCTAGACACAGAGCCTCCTTTGCAAGCACTGTTTTGGACCATTCTGGGAGAAAAAGTAGAAGAAAGAATAGAGGGGGAAGTCAAACTCAGAGTGCAGAAACTACAGTGAAAGCCGTATCATCTGTTAGCATTTTACTGCCATCAGAAACAAAATATTGGCAAGGACTTAATATTGTTTTCAGATGTGCTCATTAACAACACACTTACTAAGCACAAAGGGCCAGAGCACCTTACAGTGGGCTGCCTGCATCTAGAATTACCTATTGTCTTGTCAGGAGTAACCAACCTGTTGATCCCAGCTGCATTAACCAAGTAGTTAATAGGACCCAAATTCCTCTGCATCTCCTCAAAAGCCTTTTGGACTTCTTGTTCACTGGATACATCACAGCTAAGTGCCAGATGTCCTGCTGCATTGAAAGATATATAATATCACAATAAAAGCTGTATTTAATTCATAAACCTCCTTCAGAATGTATCAGCTCAGTTGCAAAACAGATGTTGAACTAGTTATAATTTAAGGAACCTATTGAATCCCCAGGCAATTAAATAAAGATGATTTTCAAGTATAGTATTCATTAGTTATGTGACAATTccttgttttatattttttgcCCTCTGGAGTCAGAAGTTCAGTGTGAGCAGACTGGTCTCAGTTCTGGCTTcttcaggagctgaggatgACTCATTTCACACTACCTCCATTGTGACCCCAAACAATTCCATTCATCTTAAAATTGCCATCACGCAGACAAAAAAAGGCAATCTGCTTTCTAAACGACTATTGTGAAAACAGAATCAAAGCCATACAGCTGGTTTTTAATGTTCCTCagcctttattttcctttccatctAGCTAAACAAGAGGGGTTTTTCCCACGAGCCACCCAAGCAGGGAGCAGTGAGGGGCGCCCAGCAGCATACGTACCCCCAAGGCGACGGGCAGTGCTCTGGGCCACGTCCAGGTTCCTAGCAAGGATGGCCAGGCGGCAGCCCTTGTGCGCCAggagctctgccacagctctgcctaTCCCACGGGATCCTCCAAAGACAGCACACACCTTGCCCATCTTCCAAATATTCCAGAAACTGCAAATAAACCATCAACTTCGTGTCCAGCAGAGCAAGACATTAACTGCTGTTCTTGTCAACATCACAGCCTTTACCTGTTTGCAGCAGTTTGTAAGAGCAGGTTACAAAATTAGTGATTTGGTTTTTATTCGTTCATTtgtattcatttttttaattcaaaacaaACAGCTGAACTAAATTAGACACCATCCCTACAAATGAAAGTTAATTCTTAAATATTTatgaagtattaaaaaaaattttaaaatcacgTATTCCAATACTAGAGTTATGGCAACTCTTATTCAATTGATGAATTACGTGATTTATGTACCTAAAGGCCACAATGTACTGTTCAGCTGCTTATTCAAAGCTGATGTACTGGTTGTAATTATATTGCTCTTGCAACCACTATTCTTGTGCTGAAATCATTTGGCCTCAAGGTCTCACTCCATCCAAAGTATCTGTGTTGGACACCACCAGTGCAAATGTTACCGAGTATGATTTGAAACTATTGTATTTACACTGGTTTAATACTGTCAGACTGTGTTTTACCACTAgcctggggttttttgtttctgcttttgaaggaagaaaaaaagctttttgaaaTACAAAATTATTCTGAAGTAGCTGGCTTTGATGTTCAGAATGGAGTACACAAAGGAAGCACTTCTGTAGAATGATCTTTTATTCTGCAAGCTCTAGAAACCAATCAGCTGGTTTGGGATTTCCTGAGGAGACAGGGGCAGAATCAAGCAGTAACAATGAATCTTTTTTCCATACATTTGAATAAATCCTTTTTGAACCCAATTATACTGTCTTCATCCCGAGGCAACGAGTTTTATTATTTGTGGGAAAGTACTTCCTTTTGTTCTTAATTTGCTTTCTGATTAGATAATTCTATGCATTTCTCCTCATACCTTCCCCTCACTGTTTCACTCTCCACCTGTATCCTCTTTCAGGTCTATTCAGTTACTCCTACACATATGGAAGCTATTCAATACATCACTAAGGAATGTGCCAGTCCTTAGACCTTACCCTTGGCCTCACTGAGCTCTATTAAACCCTTCTGGATGAGTGATGATCAGAAAAGCACATGGTACCGAGTGTGCCAGGCCACCACCAACTCATGCAGCGGCATGATGAGTTCGGTCTTCTGCGACAAGAGTCTGAACAAGCAGACGGTCTGTCCTTTTCCCTAATTAAGTATTCACAAGTGCCTGAAACCAACCCACGTGTCTGCCTTCCCTGGCAACTTCTCAGAGCAGAGAATGCCCCTTGTGCATCGACCAGGCATTCACAGGCGGGGCCTACCTGCAACACAGTACATACAGTTTGTGCTTTAACACAGAAACGCCACACAGGcgccctggagctgggagggaaaagctgcagcaggagtcatgtcctgctgctccctggataAATAACGGAAGGGAAAACTAGCTATACTTGGAGCAACGGACACACGCAGGCACCTCCACCACCTTCGCTCTCCTTTCAGAGCCAAACTACGTAACGCGGGACGCCGGGGCTCCGAGGGCACCCCCCCACAGCGCCCGGACGCCAACCCAAGGAGGGCACCTTCAACCAGGGCGAGCGGGGTTTCCCCAGCCGTGCCCGgcgcctccctccttccctgctccgcCCGTGGCGCTGAGCTGCGCTCCCGCCCGGGCCCGGCTGCAGGTGGAGCCCTCGGCACGGACAGCGGGAAGCGGCGCCCGCGGGGCACGCCGGGACCGAGCCCGAGCCCGCGCGCCGCCGGTGCCACGGTGGCAGCGGAGTCGCCCCGTGCCGTCCCTGCGTGTCCCCGCGGCCGCTCCGCGCTGTCCCTGCGTGTCCCCCCCGCCCCGAGCCACGCGCGGGCTGCGGGGCGCACGGGCAGGGAGCAGAACGCGAGGAGCGCGTCCCACGTGCGCTCCGGTACCTCGCGGCCGCCGGCTCGCTTCCCTCACGGAGCGCGGTTCCCTCCCCGGGCAGGCCGGTTCCGCTCCGCGCTGAGCGCACGCGTCACGGCGAGCGGCCTGACGTCACCGCCGGGGCACCGGCAGCGGGCTGCGGGCCCGGGGCGCTGCCGCGGCTCTGCGGCCGGACGGAGCCAGGCCCGGCGCTGAGGGGCTCAGGCCTCAGCAGCCTGGCCTCGCACGGGAGGCCTCTCTGCTTTCTCCTCACGCTTGCCGCTTTGCAACTTCAGTTTACGGCGTCCGGCCTGGAGCTGAAGCTCTCAGTCCTGCCCTTGTGACCCCTTTCCTGCACAAAAATGTGCTTCATATAGAGAAACAAACAATTAGATGAATCAGgattttgtttctctcatttTCACGTATCCTTGCCCCAAAATCGCCAGGACCTTGTATGGGGTATCACTGTAGCAGAGGAGTTAAATTTCAAACACATTAAGGTAGATAAGCCCAAAATACAGAAGCATCTGTGAGGGTTCCTATTCAGGAACCAAAGCAAACTTCATGATATGCAATTAAACTAATACTAAAAAACTGTTATAGCAGTAATGCTATTTACAGTTATGATCCATGTCCGATGACGTGCTGGAGGGGTTTCTGTGGACTCTTAATTAAGTCACACACACTGAGTAAATTTACCCCCTGAGGAATACCAATAAAAGCTATGACAATTTTGTGCAAGAGTATGCttcatttttttggggggaggaaatttattattgtcattattattattaattgttATTCTTCTCCACAGAGTAATATGCTGAAATGCTATTCGAGTTTCTATAAGCAAACATACAGTTCTTGCTTTTGACTTGAAAGTTGTTTTTCAGAATTTCAGATTATATGTGTTTCAGGGGAGCTGTAGAGCATTTAATAATATTAGTTCTATGCATATGGGATTCTTCTTCCACAGATTATTCTTTacatataggaaaaaaaaaaaaggcagatttaGGCATTGGCAAACATGTGAGCATCTGTGAGAAAAATAACATGTTGAAGGAAAGCTATTATGAGAATTAGTTTCTTTTGGCAAGTATATTTAGATTGCAAGTGGCTCTTTTCAAAAGAGTGAATGAGATTTTTGTGATATAATGATGTTTCAGATCATGCCATATTCTGAAAGCCTGGAGGCCCCAGTGTTAAAGAAGAAAAGGCACTGACAGATGAGACTGTGACTCAGAATAGTCTCTGACCAAGATTTCTGGTACCCAGCATAATTAAGGACCAGGACAGCTTTTTCTTCAAATGAAGCTTGCAAACAAAGTAacacagagtgaaaaaaaatggTCCTTAGTGATGTTTTCTGAAGTTGTGTATACCACAGAGAAAATAGAatcttcctgctgctgtccttaTACAATATGATGCTCATAgttaactgaaaaaaattataagtAATTTTACCTTATTTCTGACCTGTGTCCTGAGCCATACAGCTGACCTACCCTTGTATGAAAGTTAAAGAGTTA contains:
- the CBR4 gene encoding 3-oxoacyl-[acyl-carrier-protein] reductase isoform X2, producing the protein MGKVCAVFGGSRGIGRAVAELLAHKGCRLAILARNLDVAQSTARRLGGHLALSCDVSSEQEVQKAFEEMQRNLGPINYLVNAAGINRDGLLLRTKTEDMIAQIHTNLLGTMLTCKAALKVMIQQQGGAIVNVGSIVGLKGNSGQSVYSATKAGLVGFSRSLAKEVAKKQIRVNVVAPGFIHTEMTAHLEEDQLKKAIPLGRFGEPHEVAQAVVFLLESPYITGSVLVVDGGLQLMT
- the CBR4 gene encoding 3-oxoacyl-[acyl-carrier-protein] reductase isoform X1 gives rise to the protein MGKVCAVFGGSRGIGRAVAELLAHKGCRLAILARNLDVAQSTARRLGAGHLALSCDVSSEQEVQKAFEEMQRNLGPINYLVNAAGINRDGLLLRTKTEDMIAQIHTNLLGTMLTCKAALKVMIQQQGGAIVNVGSIVGLKGNSGQSVYSATKAGLVGFSRSLAKEVAKKQIRVNVVAPGFIHTEMTAHLEEDQLKKAIPLGRFGEPHEVAQAVVFLLESPYITGSVLVVDGGLQLMT